In Geobacter anodireducens, a genomic segment contains:
- a CDS encoding dihydroorotate dehydrogenase — protein sequence MQKPDLSVDVAGITLRNPVMTASGTFGYGEEFSEYVNLEAIGAIITKGLSLRPKAGNPTPRIVETTGGMLNAIGLQNVGIDAFIEKKVPFFRTVATPVIVNFFGNTLEEYAELAERLDRIPEVAAVEINISCPNVKHGGIVFGTDPKAAYSVVKAVRESTIKPVIVKLSPNVTDIVEMAWACADAEADALSLINTLTGMAIDLDKRRPILANVTGGLSGPAVKPIALRMVWQVARAVKIPVIGIGGIMTGIDALEFMLAGATAVQVGTANFLDPGAAGRIAAEMERYLADNGIADVKEMIGALEV from the coding sequence ATGCAGAAACCTGACCTTTCCGTTGATGTTGCGGGTATCACGCTGAGAAACCCGGTCATGACCGCTTCGGGAACCTTTGGCTACGGCGAGGAGTTCTCGGAGTACGTGAACCTGGAGGCCATCGGCGCCATCATTACCAAGGGGCTGTCCCTGAGGCCCAAGGCCGGCAATCCGACCCCGCGCATCGTTGAAACCACCGGCGGAATGCTGAACGCCATCGGTTTGCAGAATGTGGGCATTGATGCCTTTATCGAAAAAAAGGTGCCTTTTTTCCGCACGGTTGCCACGCCGGTCATTGTCAACTTTTTCGGAAACACCCTTGAAGAATACGCCGAGCTCGCCGAGCGCCTGGACCGGATACCCGAAGTGGCCGCCGTTGAAATCAACATCTCGTGCCCGAACGTCAAACATGGCGGGATCGTTTTCGGCACAGACCCCAAGGCCGCCTATTCGGTGGTAAAGGCCGTGCGGGAGTCCACCATCAAGCCGGTGATCGTCAAGTTGTCGCCCAATGTGACCGACATCGTGGAGATGGCCTGGGCCTGTGCCGATGCGGAAGCCGACGCACTTTCCCTTATTAATACCCTCACCGGCATGGCCATTGATCTGGACAAGCGCCGTCCAATCCTGGCCAACGTGACCGGTGGCCTCTCCGGGCCGGCGGTGAAACCGATCGCGCTGCGCATGGTCTGGCAGGTTGCCAGGGCGGTGAAGATTCCGGTTATCGGCATCGGGGGCATCATGACCGGCATCGATGCTCTGGAGTTCATGCTTGCCGGCGCAACGGCCGTGCAGGTTGGCACCGCCAACTTCCTGGATCCGGGCGCTGCGGGCCGGATTGCGGCGGAAATGGAGCGGTACTTGGCGGATAACGGTATCGCCGATGTC